In Nitrospirota bacterium, one genomic interval encodes:
- a CDS encoding response regulator, translating to MFRVLIADDDFEDRELLRLEIEKSLQEKDKELKFYEASNIKDALKLLKTQPFDLMTLDIQFDKLNEGIDSLPGIFESHPTLNIIVISGKLNKSEVLEELFRFTKDNFLKGKRWLRHFDILDKKDDKTEAILRAYLFALKQKEAVREVRDLFILAESHLDRGEIDKCLEVYQKIQSIAPEETESRENILIFKTPASAEQAVEYLRKGETVVAALLLGHHLESRLKTFTWKALGKSFQGLQECLKNLERTHRISQYKKSLFRQVLKLRNKAIHHPMAVSEADFDSAFKNLKLLEADF from the coding sequence ATGTTTAGGGTGCTCATAGCAGATGACGATTTCGAGGATAGAGAGCTTTTGAGGCTCGAGATAGAGAAGTCACTTCAAGAGAAAGACAAAGAGCTTAAGTTTTACGAGGCATCAAACATAAAAGACGCCCTAAAGCTTCTCAAGACACAGCCTTTTGACCTTATGACCTTGGACATTCAGTTTGACAAGCTAAACGAGGGTATCGATTCCCTGCCTGGGATTTTCGAGAGCCACCCAACGCTAAACATTATTGTCATAAGCGGAAAGCTTAATAAGTCAGAGGTGTTAGAGGAGCTTTTCCGCTTTACAAAGGATAATTTTCTCAAAGGCAAGCGTTGGCTGAGACACTTTGACATCCTCGATAAAAAGGACGACAAGACAGAGGCAATCCTTCGTGCCTATCTGTTTGCATTAAAGCAGAAAGAAGCAGTTAGAGAGGTCCGTGACCTCTTTATTCTGGCTGAATCCCATCTTGATAGGGGTGAGATTGACAAGTGTCTGGAGGTCTATCAGAAGATTCAAAGCATAGCTCCAGAAGAGACCGAATCCCGGGAAAATATCCTGATTTTCAAAACCCCCGCCTCTGCTGAGCAGGCAGTAGAGTATCTGAGAAAGGGCGAAACGGTTGTGGCGGCTCTTCTTTTAGGGCATCACCTCGAAAGCAGGCTTAAGACATTTACATGGAAGGCATTAGGTAAGTCATTTCAAGGACTTCAGGAGTGCCTTAAAAATCTTGAGCGCACTCACCGCATCAGCCAATATAAGAAAAGCCTTTTTCGGCAGGTACTGAAGTTAAGAAACAAGGCAATACATCATCCTATGGCAGTGTCTGAGGCTGACTTCGATTCTGCATTTAAGAATCTGAAACTACTTGAGGCTGATTTTTAA
- a CDS encoding HAMP domain-containing histidine kinase codes for MAHKVIGVIRNLLMFCLMVFVWLLLVMTYFRKFIPPFDSLSPYLMPWEGLYKIPYTATLSESLSLMQGILDASGRVAEISLLVLVMCFTAFSGYLTYVYQQRQRRAEENRMLRIKNQEISRRGEFIRYISATISHEFKNNLGRIKRRIDLLDSISPVVRERLDGNLGKLFADIDIFKKISDEREASLISFTMVNLKEMLKGLKSQYADFADIELKETDAPSTIFASQPLLKTVFDNLLDNAIKYKKPGDERACITLSYGMDFDGRRRYVSLSFKDEGIGMDELQADKCFYKGISISGWGEGLYFAKYVIGLHAGKIRVGKEHTAPNSGTEIIIHLPYVEETLNV; via the coding sequence ATGGCTCACAAGGTTATTGGAGTTATCAGGAATTTATTAATGTTTTGCTTAATGGTGTTTGTCTGGCTTTTATTGGTCATGACATATTTCAGAAAGTTTATCCCTCCATTTGACAGCCTAAGTCCTTATCTTATGCCGTGGGAAGGGCTTTATAAAATCCCTTATACCGCAACCCTGTCAGAGAGTCTGTCTTTGATGCAGGGAATCCTCGATGCCTCAGGCAGGGTGGCAGAGATATCTCTTTTAGTGCTGGTAATGTGCTTTACGGCATTTAGCGGATACCTGACATATGTGTATCAGCAAAGACAGAGGAGGGCAGAGGAGAATCGGATGCTCCGCATAAAGAATCAGGAGATCTCCAGGAGAGGAGAGTTCATCCGTTACATATCTGCTACAATCAGCCATGAATTCAAAAATAACTTAGGAAGGATTAAAAGAAGGATTGACCTTCTCGATAGCATCTCGCCTGTGGTCAGGGAGCGACTCGATGGCAATCTCGGTAAGCTTTTTGCCGATATAGATATTTTTAAGAAAATCTCCGATGAGCGAGAAGCAAGCCTGATAAGTTTCACAATGGTCAATCTCAAGGAAATGCTGAAAGGACTGAAATCTCAGTATGCCGACTTTGCCGATATCGAATTGAAAGAGACAGATGCGCCCTCAACTATTTTTGCCTCCCAGCCCCTGTTAAAAACAGTCTTCGATAACCTATTAGACAATGCCATCAAATACAAAAAGCCCGGGGATGAGCGTGCCTGCATTACACTGTCTTATGGAATGGATTTCGATGGCAGACGCAGATATGTCTCTTTGTCTTTCAAGGATGAGGGAATAGGGATGGATGAATTGCAGGCTGATAAATGCTTTTATAAGGGTATCTCGATTAGTGGCTGGGGTGAGGGACTTTATTTTGCAAAGTATGTCATTGGGCTTCATGCAGGGAAAATCAGGGTGGGTAAAGAGCACACTGCGCCTAACTCAGGCACTGAAATTATAATTCATCTACCATATGTCGAGGAGACGTTAAATGTTTAG